Genomic segment of Paenibacillus sp. FSL R5-0623:
GCTGGCAATAGCGCATCCTGACGTGAACTGTTAAACCGATGTACCTCGTCGAGGAACAGAATGGTTTTGGTTCCATACAGCTGTTTGTTCGTTTGCGCCTGTTCGATGACTTCACGCACATCCTTGACGGAAGCTTCCACTGCATTCAGACGTACGAACTGTCCTTGCGTTTGCTGAGAAATAATATGTGCCAAGGTTGTCTTGCCACATCCCGGAGGGCCGTATAACAAGATGGACGAAATCTGATCAGCCTCGATGGCGCGCCGGAGTAATTTCCCCGGTCCAATAATATGTTCCTGTCCAATATATTCATCCAGATGCTCTGGCCGCAAGCGGTCCGCGAGCAGTCTAGCTTGTGGTTTTGAGTCCTGTTGAAACGAAAATAAATCCATTGCTCATCACTTCCTTAACGGATTGCCTTGCCTTGAATATAATTACACTTCTGATGGTTCTCCACTCTCTATCATATCATACTCTCGCGGTAACATAGCCATAAATGCATGAAGTGCACTACTGACAAAGGCATCCTTGCGAGTAATAAAATGAGTCATCATGCGATTCATACCTACGGGGAGTGTATGCGTGCGCAATAATCCATTTTCGATCTGATGCCTAATCACAATCTCTGGTAATAAAGAAATTCCCATACCGGACGTAACTCCACTAATAATCGCTTCAAGGGTTCCGAATTCCATAATTACTGGGCGGGTAACACCACCCACCTCTAACCATTCCTCCAAAACCTGACGATAGGAACACCCCATGCTGTAGACAAGAATGGGTTTACTCTTGAGATCTTCATCCGTAGGACCCATACCAGAATAAACAACAAATAGTTCCTCATCAAATACGGGAATAGAAACGATGTCGGGATGATCACAGGGACAACCAATGAAAGCCCCTTCCAATTCATACCCAATCACTTGATCCATAAGCATCTGCGAATTGCCAGTAACCAGTGACAAGGAGACATCTGGATACTGTTTATAATATCTGACGAAAAGTTCAGGTAGTCGCACGGCCGCTGCGGTTTGTGTAGACCCTATTCGCATTGGACCCGATGGTGTACTTGTCGCCCGAAGCGCCTTGGAAGCATCATTCAGCAAACCAATAATTTTATCTGCATAGGTCAGC
This window contains:
- a CDS encoding LysR family transcriptional regulator, whose translation is MESGDLRIFQCVAQEGNLTKAASKLGYVQSNVTARIRHLEAEVGTTLFIRHNRGMTLSPAGEMLLTYADKIIGLLNDASKALRATSTPSGPMRIGSTQTAAAVRLPELFVRYYKQYPDVSLSLVTGNSQMLMDQVIGYELEGAFIGCPCDHPDIVSIPVFDEELFVVYSGMGPTDEDLKSKPILVYSMGCSYRQVLEEWLEVGGVTRPVIMEFGTLEAIISGVTSGMGISLLPEIVIRHQIENGLLRTHTLPVGMNRMMTHFITRKDAFVSSALHAFMAMLPREYDMIESGEPSEV